One Campylobacter concisus DNA window includes the following coding sequences:
- a CDS encoding multidrug effflux MFS transporter yields MKKENSKLFLLLFLGALSAFGPFVTDLYLPALPAITEWFGTSVSATQLTLTTSMAGLAIGQLIVGPISDKFGRKTPLTISLIIYTISTIFIFFAQNIQFFIFMRIIQGLASAGSLVISRAVVSDLYKGHEMTKFFSLMMVVNGLAPIFSPIGGSLLLKFTDWRGIFMALTIIGILLFIANFYFKESLSPANRLKVPLLQTYSVFGKILRKKKFMLFIAIQTFTMAAMFAYIAASSFILQEFYLLSPVSYSFCFAANGLAIVIGARIASLLNERKALKTGLFGTLFASIFIAFMLCFKFEVIGVIIAFFLLLLFTGFILPTASSLAMNEGREYAGSASAVLGFCPFFLGGVISPLVGLGDIFYSTSIAILACSVLAFISFLGLKRVA; encoded by the coding sequence ATGAAAAAAGAAAATTCCAAACTATTTTTACTACTATTTTTGGGCGCGCTTTCAGCATTTGGACCATTTGTCACAGACCTTTACCTGCCAGCACTTCCAGCCATAACTGAGTGGTTTGGCACAAGCGTTTCAGCAACCCAGCTAACCCTTACAACCTCGATGGCAGGTCTTGCGATCGGTCAGCTAATAGTTGGTCCAATCAGCGATAAATTTGGACGAAAAACACCACTTACCATCTCGCTCATCATCTACACGATAAGCACGATTTTTATATTTTTTGCGCAAAATATCCAGTTTTTTATCTTTATGCGCATCATCCAAGGGCTTGCAAGTGCGGGCAGTCTGGTTATCTCAAGAGCCGTTGTGAGCGACCTTTATAAGGGTCACGAGATGACAAAATTTTTTAGTCTTATGATGGTTGTAAATGGTCTTGCTCCGATATTTTCACCAATAGGCGGCAGCTTGCTACTTAAATTTACCGACTGGCGCGGCATCTTTATGGCGCTAACGATCATCGGCATTTTGCTATTTATCGCAAATTTTTACTTCAAAGAGAGCCTAAGCCCTGCTAACCGCCTAAAAGTGCCTTTGCTTCAGACCTACAGCGTCTTTGGCAAAATTTTAAGAAAAAAGAAATTTATGCTATTTATTGCGATTCAGACATTTACGATGGCTGCGATGTTTGCCTATATCGCGGCATCTTCTTTTATCTTACAAGAGTTTTACCTGCTAAGCCCAGTAAGCTACAGCTTTTGCTTTGCGGCAAATGGCCTAGCCATCGTCATAGGTGCTAGGATAGCGAGCTTGCTAAATGAACGAAAAGCACTAAAAACTGGGCTTTTTGGCACCTTGTTTGCTAGTATTTTTATAGCGTTTATGCTTTGCTTTAAATTTGAAGTGATTGGCGTTATCATCGCATTTTTCTTACTTTTGCTCTTTACTGGCTTTATCTTACCAACGGCCTCATCACTTGCGATGAATGAGGGCAGGGAGTACGCTGGCTCAGCCTCGGCGGTGCTTGGATTTTGCCCATTTTTCTTAGGCGGCGTCATCTCTCCACTAGTTGGTCTTGGTGACATTTTTTACTCGACGTCAATAGCCATTTTAGCTTGCAGCGTGCTTGCTTTTATCTCATTTTTAGGACTAAAAAGAGTTGCGTAA
- a CDS encoding cupin domain-containing protein, translating into MSKIYNLDKDTKIVEKSVVSKRLFQNKNASVDIYAFDEGEELDHEMLFIDSLAFVIDGEAQLEYGEKQMRLGRDEACLIEAKTWRKLKFTKKTKYLLIDFKENVMIDHLDKASVFSLADAVSYESGKIVSKTLVKNENGSMSLLSFDKDQELSTHAAPGDALLIALDGELDLKIADESFHLVKGDSIVLPGKIPHGLKVKDKFKMLLIVTKDKM; encoded by the coding sequence TTGAGCAAAATTTATAATCTTGACAAAGATACAAAGATAGTTGAAAAAAGCGTTGTTAGTAAAAGGCTCTTTCAAAACAAAAACGCAAGTGTAGATATATACGCATTTGATGAGGGCGAGGAGCTTGATCACGAGATGCTTTTTATAGACAGCCTTGCCTTCGTCATTGATGGCGAAGCACAGCTTGAATACGGCGAAAAGCAGATGAGGCTTGGGCGTGATGAAGCCTGCCTTATCGAGGCAAAAACCTGGCGAAAGCTCAAATTTACAAAGAAAACAAAATATTTACTAATAGATTTTAAGGAGAATGTTATGATAGATCATTTAGACAAAGCGAGTGTTTTTAGCCTCGCAGATGCCGTTAGCTACGAGAGTGGCAAGATAGTTAGCAAGACGCTTGTCAAAAACGAAAATGGCTCGATGTCGCTACTTAGTTTTGACAAAGACCAAGAGCTCTCAACTCACGCTGCCCCAGGCGATGCGCTACTTATCGCACTTGATGGCGAGCTTGATTTAAAGATAGCTGATGAGAGCTTTCATCTAGTAAAGGGCGATAGCATCGTGCTTCCAGGCAAGATCCCACACGGCCTAAAAGTGAAAGACAAATTCAAAATGCTTCTAATCGTCACAAAAGACAAAATGTAA
- a CDS encoding uroporphyrinogen-III synthase encodes MRKIYLVSNTKTADESVINLSVSKILFLKFEINLSEYDTLVATSKNAFKALKFNEISALENLPVFAIASGCAAAAKGLGFTQIYTGQNAHGDDFAREILPLLKGKKVLYLKGKDSASNFLEILQDGGVNIKAVIAYENVLNPCKMELKPPKDSILIFASPINVRNFLSNFGWDESYQTISIGKVTAKELKFTTPIVSQNQDINACIALAKTLL; translated from the coding sequence TTGCGTAAAATTTATCTTGTCTCAAACACAAAAACGGCTGATGAGAGCGTTATAAATTTAAGCGTTAGTAAGATCTTGTTTTTGAAATTTGAGATAAATTTAAGCGAATATGACACACTTGTAGCAACCTCAAAAAACGCTTTTAAGGCTTTAAAATTTAATGAGATTAGCGCGCTAGAAAATTTACCAGTTTTTGCCATAGCAAGTGGCTGTGCGGCGGCTGCAAAGGGGCTTGGATTTACTCAAATTTACACTGGGCAAAATGCACACGGAGATGACTTTGCAAGAGAAATTTTGCCACTTTTAAAAGGCAAAAAGGTGCTTTATCTAAAGGGCAAAGATAGCGCTTCAAATTTCTTAGAAATTTTGCAAGATGGCGGCGTAAATATAAAAGCAGTCATCGCTTATGAAAATGTCTTAAACCCTTGCAAAATGGAGCTAAAACCGCCAAAAGATAGCATTTTGATATTTGCGTCTCCGATAAATGTGAGAAATTTTCTTAGTAATTTTGGCTGGGACGAGAGCTACCAGACGATAAGCATCGGAAAGGTCACTGCAAAAGAGCTAAAATTTACCACGCCAATAGTGAGTCAAAACCAAGATATAAACGCTTGTATCGCACTTGCCAAAACGTTACTTTAA
- the purD gene encoding phosphoribosylamine--glycine ligase, with translation MNILIIGSGGREYAIALKLKSEKNDINLYFAPGNGATSRLGENLNIKDFHELANFAKKNSIELTIVGPEAPLSEGVVDIFKKEGLLIFGPSKAAARLEASKAYMKDFLARNNIKTAKYLNTNDKEKAFKFIDTLSAPMVVKADGLCAGKGVIIANSKEEAKEAVSDMLSGASFGEAGKFVVVEEFLDGFELSFFAICDGENFVSLPVAQDHKRLLDNDEGPNTGGMGAYAPSPLASSELVKRVEEEVVKPTLKGMKNEGNPFCGVLFVGLMIVKNEPYVLEFNVRFGDPECEVLMPLIDGNLSEILLNAAKGELKPISLKDEFAVGVVMSSKNYPYKSSPKAKISVLNDVKDAHIAYAGVSKEGDEIYADGGRVLVCVATAKSIKGARDKAYELCENVKFDGAHYRKDIAWQALK, from the coding sequence ATGAACATTCTCATAATAGGAAGTGGCGGCCGCGAATACGCCATCGCTCTTAAGCTAAAAAGTGAAAAAAACGATATAAATTTATACTTTGCACCTGGAAATGGTGCGACCTCACGCCTTGGTGAGAATTTAAACATAAAAGACTTTCATGAACTAGCAAATTTTGCCAAAAAAAATAGTATTGAGCTAACTATCGTGGGACCTGAAGCGCCTCTTAGCGAAGGCGTGGTGGATATCTTTAAAAAAGAGGGTTTGCTCATCTTTGGACCAAGCAAAGCAGCTGCTAGACTTGAGGCCAGCAAGGCCTATATGAAGGACTTTTTAGCTAGAAATAATATAAAAACTGCAAAATATTTAAATACAAACGATAAAGAAAAAGCATTTAAATTTATTGATACCCTAAGTGCTCCGATGGTCGTAAAGGCTGATGGACTTTGCGCTGGAAAAGGCGTGATCATAGCAAATTCTAAAGAGGAGGCCAAAGAGGCAGTTAGCGACATGCTAAGCGGAGCTAGCTTTGGTGAGGCTGGTAAATTTGTGGTGGTTGAAGAGTTCTTAGACGGCTTTGAGCTTAGCTTTTTTGCCATTTGTGACGGCGAAAATTTCGTAAGCTTGCCAGTGGCGCAAGACCACAAACGCTTGCTTGATAACGACGAGGGCCCAAATACTGGCGGTATGGGCGCGTATGCTCCAAGTCCGCTTGCTTCAAGTGAGCTAGTAAAAAGAGTCGAAGAAGAGGTGGTAAAACCTACGTTAAAAGGGATGAAAAACGAAGGTAATCCGTTTTGTGGAGTGCTTTTTGTGGGGCTGATGATCGTGAAAAATGAGCCTTATGTGCTTGAGTTTAACGTGAGATTTGGCGATCCTGAATGCGAGGTATTGATGCCTTTGATAGATGGAAATTTGAGTGAAATTTTACTAAACGCTGCAAAAGGCGAGCTAAAGCCTATCAGCTTAAAAGATGAATTTGCTGTTGGCGTCGTAATGTCTAGCAAAAACTATCCTTATAAAAGCAGCCCAAAGGCTAAAATTTCAGTATTAAATGATGTAAAAGACGCCCATATAGCTTACGCAGGTGTGAGCAAAGAGGGCGATGAAATTTACGCAGATGGGGGCAGAGTGCTAGTCTGCGTGGCGACTGCAAAGAGCATAAAAGGGGCACGTGATAAGGCTTATGAGCTTTGCGAAAATGTCAAATTTGACGGAGCACACTATAGAAAAGATATCGCGTGGCAGGCTCTAAAATGA